In the Arachis hypogaea cultivar Tifrunner chromosome 20, arahy.Tifrunner.gnm2.J5K5, whole genome shotgun sequence genome, AGCAACAAGAGGGAAATGATCCACAACTTTCTATTATAACACTAGATATTCCAATATTCACCCAACTTTGGTCCCACATGATTTTAGAATGGTGACGTCTGTGGTGAATGAAGAGAATCTGTGGCTAAGGTGGCCAAGCAGGAAGAGGCAACCTGTGAACGACACCTGGCCTGAAAGGGGTAGAAGACCATATCCGTTGACTCTGCTGACATACGGTGAAATCGCTAATGGAGTCATGGTAAATATTTTCAACGCTAACCAtgataattaacaaataaattagTGAATCATGGGAATAGTATGTAGttggatttttttaatgtttatggGGTGAATAGAAACAgaaattgaaagataaaattaaaaaattcccaAATCTATGAGCTGTATGAACAAACATTCAAAGCATTTGGGGAAATTAGGGTTCAATCTTCAGTTCGGAGCTCAGTTGCGAGTGGTGGGGTGAAGGCCATCTTCGACGCCCGCTTCTGGAAATGGATTCATTGAGGAAGGTTTTGGAGAAGGTTAGCGTCGTTGGTGGAGGCGACCTCACCCGACAGCAACATCAAAATCAACATATTCGCCGGCACCTCGGAGAGAAGAGCGAAAATCCTAGGCTTTGCTTCATTATCGCCTTTCCTCTGTCTCCTTCTGTCCCCCTCTGTCTATGTCTCTCAAGGCTAGAAAACCTGAATCCTGGCATCCGGCGCTGGCTCCCTGCCTCCTCCAGTGGCCCTCATCTGTTTTCCTATCTGTTGCTGGTGCTCTGATTTGTGGAGTATGGGTAATGTTTGTCCTTCATGTATGCACTAATTTTGGTGATTTTTTTGGTTCAAAATTAGATGAATATATGCAGTTGTTCTGAATTTGTGAGATTGTTTTGTGTCAAAAGGCTCCATTAGGCATACGATACACTGATTTTGTTCCAAACAAACTGCACATACATGGTAAATTTGAATTCCAAAACGAAATAAATAGAactgaaaattaaaaacagtTATAATGTTCAACATCAAGATGATTCCTATAATCAATCACCCCAAAAATAGTTTCTTACCTGCTCCTTTTGATGCTGCATCCTCCAAATAATTGATTGGAACAAAACTAGATCCTTCTGACTTTATCAATAATAGCACACATAATAGATATAAGAGTATACATAAGAGTACCAATAATAGTACACATAATAGATATAAGATTTAACCATAGCCAAATTTTTCATATGTTCGTATAGAAAAATCAAATGACAAATCTATGCATTTGAAATAATAACAGTGTGCGTTAAGTACAAACTATATGCGCCAAAGTGAAATTTATATCAGTTTTCAGCAATTTTCCTTCGGTCACCATTACACAAGTGTGTTGGTAGCAAGTGTTTTGCTTTTGTTCTGTTTATTTATAGGCAGGTCGCTGAAAATTCGTCTTGAACTGTTTCAATAAATATGTTTTTTAGCCTACtctaaaatgaaaagaaaatggttTTCCTTCTGAAATACCTTTAAGTTGGATGTTTTCTTTAACAATTTTCGTCATCAAATCTTACAAGTGACATATTCTAGCATTTGCAACGTTTGAACTCCTACCAAAAATGGTTATTGGAACAAAAAATCTGGAATTATCTTTTCCATTTAAGGTCAGATGTGGTCAAATATTTTATCTTAAGTTACATATTTCATTCTCATTCTATTTTATACGATGATCCTTCTGTGTACAGTTGTTGATTTTTGAAGTAATAAGTTTTAGGGGTTAATATTCAacactttatttcttttattatgaCCAATGATTGTTGTTGTATATTAGAATTATTAATAAAGCTGTGAGTTATGATTGTCATATTTATGTGTGAGCTATAAAGgattgaaaacatgctatttcttCCTCTAATGTGATGTAGGCATGTATAGGTCTTGGCTCATAGTTGCATTCAAGCAGTGACTGGTTTAGGTCCAGGTAGCGTGACAAATGATGTGAATGCATGTCTTGATAGTTTTTACCTGCGAACTATATTACAATAAGTGGAGCActtttccttaaaattttttaaacaaatgtTATAGTACTTTTTATATGATGTGTACTTGTCAATTTAATTGGCTAAAAAGTTTTGAATCACTCAGTCATAATTGGTTAGGATCTACTATTCAGTCACAACTATGAAACTTTGGTTAATGCCTAATTGTATAGCAATTGTCTATATTTAAGTTATCTCTGTAATTTACTATGCATACGACATGCTTTGTTCTCGActagtttcattattttttaccCTAGGAATGTGTGAGAGTGAACTGGATTTGGCTGATGGCAGCATGTTAGAGTGGTCAGGCCAATGAACTCATGGTTGGAGCATCGATTCAAGTGACGAATATGATTCAAACAAGTTGGAGGAACTGCATACTGACGAAGGTGATAGTCGCCATGTAGACAGCGAATATCAAGATTGCAATGGTGGTGGATGCAATGTAGATGCCTCAACAGAGGATCATGGGAACTCAGGGAATATCATCGGTGAACAATTCAACAGTCCATACCCTGTGAATGGTTCTGTATTGTTATCTGCAAAGTTTACTGGGGTTGAAGATGCCTACACAAGCTATGTGGCGTATACGAAGGATATTGGTTTTGCCGTGCGAAAGGGAGATTCTGTTAAAGACTAGGGGGGATATTGTCAGAAAGTTTTTCTATTGCAATCAGCAAGGGCTGCAGGAAAAGAAGCACTATGAGAGGGTTGACAGAAAAAGGCCATATAAACCAGAGACGAGAACAAATTGCAATGCCAAGCTTGTTGTGTTTCTGGACAAAAGTTGTGGGAAGTGGAGGACAAAGGCATTAGTTGAAGAGCATAATCATGACTTGGCATCCCCAACATTCACTAATGTAATAACACTGCATAGGAAGATCACAGAAGGTCACAAAGCGCATATACATAGCATGCATGAAGCCGGTTTCCAGACAACTCAAATGATGGGCTTCTTTGCCTATATGTGTGGTGGATATCGCAATCTTAACTTCATAAGTAAGGACTTGTATAATTATATGGATGGAGTTAGGCAATCTAGGATCGTGGAGAGAGATGCAGCCGCAGAAATAAACTACTTGAAGGCAAGGCTGAGTTGGATCCAATGGCAGTTATGCAATATACGTATTGCGCTGAGAAGCACCTTGGTCACATGTTTTGATCTGATGGTCAGATGCAGTATGACTATGAATGCTTCGGTGATGTGTTGGCATTCGACTCGACATATAGAAAAAACTTATACAACAAACCTCTTATAATATTTTCAGGCACCAACCACCACAGACAGACAATTATTTTTGGGTTCGGTTTGCTAGAGGACGAGAAGATTCCGTCCTAAAAATGGTTGCTAAGTAGCTTCTTGGATGTAATGAGGCACAAGGATCCGAAAGTGATTGTCACAGATGGTGATGAATCCATGCGAGAGGCCAttcgaagtgaattttcgaacGCAGCACATCGACTATGCACCTGGCATCTTGCTCGAAATGCTATTGTGAATATCAAGGACAAAAATTTTTGTGCTACGTTTGAGACTGCTATGTATGGTCACTTTGATGTGGAAGAGTTTGACAACTATTGGGGGACATGGTCACGTCATTCGGTCTAAAGGACAACGATTGGGTTGCAAAGACATACAAAAAGAGAGAGATGTGGGCAAATGCTTACTTGGGTGGGAAATTTTGTGCCGGCATTTGAACTACTTCTTGGTGCGAGGGTATTAATTCATCATTGAAGAAATTTATCAAATTCGGGAATTGCTTACTTGAGTTGGTTGAAAACCTAGATCGAGTTGTTAAGGATTACCGGAACAACGAATTCATTGCAGATTACAAGACTCTTTAATCTAATCCAGTGATCACTACGGGTCTCGAAACCTTGGAAAGATCTGCGAGCAAGTTCTACATGAGGGAGATATTCTACGAGGTGCAAAAACAAATCGAGGGGGGTTGCGGCATTGTTGGTCTTACACAGGGACAGTTTTGGTAGCACCAAGAAGTTCATGTTTAGAAAGTTTTAAAGGCCCCATCATGTGTACTCGGTATTCTTGGATAGAAGTTCTGATAAGTATGCATGCTCTTGTAAGTTGTGGGAGAGATTAGGGATTCCTTGCTACCATATATTTTGTGTCCTCAAAGAGCTAGAGAAAGAAGAGCTTCCGAGCCAATTGGTGCTTCATAGGTAGTGCAAAGATGCAAAAGTAGCCGGCAGCAACAGTAAGGATGCGGCATCGGATCCCACGGGAGGATTTTGCGTTAGATACGGAGCATTGTGGAGTGCTTTCCTATCGATGTGTTTTCAAGATGCGCAAACTACAGAAACATACAACACTCCTATGACGGAAGTTGCCCGAATGTCAAGGGAGTTTGAATCTATTTGTGGCATAGGACAAAGTGTGCATCGTGTTCAAGCAGGGGTGGATCAAATCCACATTCGTTACCCAAAGGTTATCAGGTCGAAGGGTGCACCTCGCGGGAGCATGAATGGCAATAACGGGAGGCATTACCAGAGGTGCTTCAGATTAGGCCATGATTGAAGAAATTGCATTGCCATGGACGACAATGTCGACGATGAGGTGTGTATGTGTTGATTAATTTCGAGGATTCTCGTTTGTTGTTTTCATCCCATTTGGTAATGCTTCACGTCGTTACTTGTTACTTACTTCATGATATTTATAGTGCAATAAAAAGATTTAACTTCAAACCTTGATTTGATAAGCAAGATATCATTTTGCAAGATGGTGGATCCAGCCATAGGGGAGTTCATTCTTCCGAAAAAAGGTCATGATGAAATTAGTTGGATTGCCATGACTGCATGTGAATGAATGGTTCACCTAATTAGGATAGAGTTACATTTTATTTACTTTGGTTATGCACTTTTGATATTCTAGTTGAGTTGACATATTAGACCTTACTATGGTCATTTTTTGTGCTGTGAAAACGGTTCGTATGTTTTGTTTTCCTAATGAATGAGACTTGTTTGAATCAAGATTGTTGGTGCTAAGTGCAAATAATTTATCCAATTCATGTTATGGCTCATGTGTTGTGATGTTAGATGTTATTAAGGCAGGAGGTTGTGATAACAGTTTTAGGGAATTTCTATGATGCTTCAATGCAGGAACAAGCATGGCATGATGTCCTTGTATGAGTCATGGTTGCTTCAATTTCTACCAAACCGAAACTGGAAAACTGATTTTTTAACCATCGCAAATGCAATTCACTCATGTCTGCATCATGCACCACTTGGATCTGTATATTCGATGTCATAGTTCCATCTAAGTAGATCATCTgattgcatcatctacccttatTGTAAGACACGAATGCTAACAtaaaaaattcctttgtttcttttCGGTACTATAGACAACTTtcgtttatttaaattttagatacatATTAATTTTGTACTAAATTGAGCataatttttacaatattttAAAGAAACAAAGATTTGGGAATATTTTTGAGATTAATGGATAATTTTATGCAAATAACCATTTGAAAGGAAAAATTGCAAATTTTATAACATTTCAAGTCTTCTCCCAGCTTCCTGTAGCGTACAGTGCAATAGTGTATATACACTACAATAACATGCACCTAACACGCGTGACAAAAAGAGTGTTCCATTTAAAATCAATCATGAATGAAGAGAACTAGAGGAACTAAACTACTTAGTCTGATATATATTTTCGGTTTTCCATCTAGttgtaaaaaatgaaaatatcatAATAAGCATCATATGATCGCAGCCCAAACATTGCACCGTTAACCTCCCAATTGGAGATACACATCATATCCCAAAATATTGCTCTTACAAAAGTCATAGTGGAGCAAATTGTTCATTTACCTCAAACAAAAAGAATGGTTTCTTAGGCTAAGTATGCCTCTTGGGTTGCTATGACGGAGCAGTTGTGAAACTCCTCCAGTATTTTAGTGCTGCTTTAAGGGTTTCTATTATGTTATCGTTGTGATACTTTAAGACCATGTCGATTGTAAGACGCATTCTGCTGTAATCGGTGAccaactaaaatgcctgtagtatTCCCAACACGCTTGTAGGTTAGGATAACAAGTAATGCAACTTTAGTTCATACGATAATTCATATAAAATCAATAGGAAGTGAGCTAAttctatataattttatgtaaggGAAGTGCAGATTATACCTTAACATCGTAGTCATAGAACAAGTGGTACATGATAATCCATTGTCCTACAAATATGCCACAGTCATTGTTATACATGTTATTGGCCACGTGTTTGAAAAGAAGACATAACAAGTACCTAATCAGATTTCAAGTTTACTTAAACAAGTGAAGTATGGTAATAGTTGCAACCAGCGAAtacaatttttaatttgagatAGGTCTAAATTATTTACCTTTGTGGAAGTTGTTGGGCAACCTCAAGCTCTTTTATCTCAAACTCACTGCATTCTACTTTGTCCGTGTCTGCATTAGCATACCAAGCACGGTCCTCCAGAAGGTCATCCAGAAAGATTGACTGAGTAACAATAATCGTGCATTACACTTAATCATTTCTTCTGTAACGCTATAATTTGGTTGGGAATTAACAATTATATAACTAAACTCGAACGGTCCCGAATTAAACTATTCAAACAAACATTTATCACAAACACAACGaccttaatttcaattttaacctGTTAGTTGTTTCTGCATATGACTTTATCACCTAGGTAGAATAACGTCCAGTTAATCCAATCATAGAGCAGAATAAAAAAACTTGACAAGGCTGTTCAAAAGTTTCTTTTAcacattcaaatttaaaatcttttaacgAACATTTCAACAGGATTCTACCTTTGACGGGAACTTGTTTCGTTATGTTCAACCAAATTGGTTTTAATTGACGTATTAAGTAactgaaaattaataaaaatcattTAATTGTGTGAAAGTGAAAATATAAAATCGAGAGACATGTAGAAGAAGACGTTGGATTCGGAAAAAGAAATAACATCCAATCGGAAGACAATACTAATAAAAACAGGAATAAGTTGCATCAAGCAAAAGTCCAACTCAATATAGATAACTCAAAAACAGCATCAGAATTGAGATGTAAATCTCTGTCAACTCTTTTCTATGCAACACTAACAGACCTAGatctataattaaaaaattacaacatTACCAATTTCCTAATCTGTCGACGTCTCTTTGACCTAGCTGTTGGGGATCGCAGTGAGTCAAGATAAACCAACTGCCGTCGTGAGAGGTTGACGACAACAAGAAACCAATGGTTATCGCACCACAAGGGGCAGTAAATCTACCTCAGCTCAGAGGGAACAAAATGTGCATTCTATTATGAACAGAGGTCATGTAGGCAGCATGCAAAACTATAATCATGTTTACGTACCTTCAACACTTCGTCGGTGTAACCCATGAAGTCCTTCCGTATAGCAGCAATGGTTGCTTGTGGTATAGGCCCTCGTCCAGTCGCTATTGCTACAAATTGAAAATGTTACAAGGCTGGTCAaagtttctattatttattaaccTCAATTATCACAGGCATTCGACAGTTTCTGGTTTAACTTTGTGGAAATGCACCATTGCAAAACAAATTATACAGTTAGATAACTAACTGCAAATGTCATTAGAAGATACCAATGCAGTCTTGTCAAGTCAAACGCAAGCATCCTTGCCAGTAGAATCAGTACCTGCGTAAAAAAGAAACCAAGCATATTAAAAAGAAATCGGGAGGCCAAAAGAAGATAATAGGCACAAACTGTAGATAGTTAACGATGTGTGTCATATGTTGTCCACTAATTGCTTTCCCGGCTCTAAAGTCCTCAGTGCCTTCCGTGTCATGGCACAGTGCGGATTCGGAACAAGCATCTCTCTGAATTTGTTAATCATATCAAAGTTAACGATTTATCTACTTATAACATGTTTTGTTTTCCAACATGAACCACTTTTTATGGGAAAAATTGGAAGGGGGGATTAAATTGGATATATCACCTTCATAATAATACTtgacaaatttattattttcttcagTAGCTAAGTCTACCCATTAGCTCCCACAAAATCCCTCCCTATTTATATAATTGAAGTGAGTAGAGCCATCATGCATACAAGGGTGGATACAATAAACTCACTCTTGATCCAGTGTGGTGTTAAAGATGTAGGCTGCGGTAGGTAGGTGTAATCCTTCTATCTCCATGTCAACGTTAGGTTGAAACGAGACCGGCATACCCTGGTCAACAGCAACGAGATTTAAATTCATTGAGAAACAGATACAGTTAACATCAATTAGAATGAATGCCACGACCAGATCCAGGTTTAAGGAACAAACCTTGGGTATTATTTTACCGACATCTTCTGCCATGAAACTGCTATCCAGGTTCCGGTGTAGCATGAACTTTTGCTGAAGGTTCCGAGCTCGAGCAATCTTCACGGTCGTGTTTGTGACATATGAGCTGGTGGGTCCGTAACATCCAGGTGAAATCATCGAAGTCGGGAACAGATTACGCATCCCCCTATAACCGGACTTCGGTGTTGCAGTCTTCAATGATATATTCGGTTTTCCCTTGCTGCGACTGAACTTGAACAATCCGTTGTTTAAGTTGCTGATATGATTTAGCTTTGGAAGATAGTCAGGGTCATCGTTCGTGTTGCTCTTGTTCCTAGTGTTGCGACGTTTGTATGTTCTTATCCTAGGCTTTTCCTTCTTGTTCGGGGGTTCGGTTATAGTCGTACCCCAGTTCCTGGACCGGATAATGTTCGGAGAGTTGCTCCCCACCATATGATCTTGCAGTGCCGCTGTGAGATATTCGAACGACGAACATCTTGCTCGGGAGGTGCTGCAGCGGCCTTGCTGAGAAAGCTGCTGGAGTTGCATGCGATGGTCATTGATGACTTTAACCAGGGCTTGTTAGAGGAGGAGAAACTTGTCCACTACGATTCCCGCAATGCCCTTGAACGACTCCATGCATGTTATCGCAACATGGCCTCATCATTCAGGAATTATCGATGCCTGAATCACCCTGACTACCTGTCCTCAACCACAAAGTCTACCTCGGATTAGACGGTCCCTTTGTCTTCGTAGGCTACAACCACATCATTCTCACAACCGTTATCAAGTCACGTTCCGTAATAGGAGAATCATATGGCATTTGGAACAAtgctttttattttcctttgacGCCAATTTAGAAGCTGACATTTCTTTACCTGGGACATCTAACATCACTCTCTATCAGTGTACTCTTTCCGTTTTAACTTTTTTTGGTATTTAAATTGGAAACTACTTTTATCATAATAGAGTAAACAACCATTTCTGACCACGAAAGATTCGAACGTCGATAAAACTAACCATaaaagagtaaaattaaaattgtacccatgaaagatgaatTATGTTccacaaaaataaatcaaaataccTAAAATACCCATATCCAAATCTTTCGAATTCTTCAACTCAACTCTCTGTTAACAGCAAAACCACGACCTCTTGTTCTCAAATTTTGAATACCGCCACCATCACCACTCACCACTGTCAATACCACCGTCAACAAAACGGTCCTGATGCGACATTGTGGAGTGCTCTCTTCCGTCGTGCCTGGATGGTGCGTCAGAAACGGACCCAATCCACAGTTTCTCCCAAAGGGACCGTACCACCTCTTGGACGGCAACGGCATGCTCCACGCCATTCGCATCAAAGAAGGCAAAGCCACACTCTATAGCCACTACATCAAGGCTTACAAGTACACCATAGAGAACGAAGCAGGTCAAGCTCTCATCCCCAACGTGTTCTTTGGCTTCAACACACTAATGGGCTCGGCGGCGCGTGGATCCCTCACGGCGGCGCGTGTGGTGAGTGGACAATACATCCCTGTGAACGACATTGGGCTGGCAAACACAAGCTTAGCTCTGTTCTGCAACCACCTCTTCGCTCTCAGAGAATCGGATCTTCCATATAAGGTGAGAGTGACGGAGACTGACGACATCGAAACGATGGGTCATTTTGAATTCGAGGGGAAGCTGGCGATGAGCATGATAGTGCACCCGAAGATTGACGGCGAGACCGGAAAGACGTTTGCGTTTTGTTACAGTCCGATTTCGTCGTTTCTGACGTACTTCTGGTTTGATAAGGAAGGAAGGAAGCAGGCGAACGTGCCGAAATTCTCAAATTTTGACAGTGGTGACGGTGGTGGTATTCAAAATTTGAGAACAAGAGGTCGTGGTTTTGCTGTTAATAGAGAGTTGAGTTGAAGAATTCGAAAGGTTTAGATATGGGTATTTTAGGTATTTTGATTAATCTTTTAATAGAAACAATAAGAAATTAATAATTGGTTATTTTTGTCGAATATAATTCATCTTTCGTGGGTACACTTTTAATTTTACTCTTTTAGTCGAATCTTTCGTGGTCAGAAATGGTTATTTACTCTATCATAATATGTGACTTGTTTGCtgaaaatttggtttttttttttttctttttggaggTTAACAttggattttaaattttgtttcaaattctaaaaatactTTTTGATAACAAAGCAAAACATAATCGCTCTGTTTTCATTTAAACACATATTTTTGTGTTGGAGCTCTAACGAATTAATTTTTCTACAATTTTTTCAAAATCGTCACGTTTTAATTGTACTTCTTTTTAAATACCTTCATGACAACTATCAACTAATGGTTATCTATATCAAAGTGCATCAACAATTATcaacattaaaaaattatattagtatgtaaatagattaaattattttatttaaatgttaattttaactttttaaatatcCCTTTGaacattaattaaaaagataaaagtacCTTTCTCAGTATTATTGTGTTGTAAATGTGGTAAAGattacaaatttaattttaatggttaagaattaaaatatcccacttatgattaattttaattgcAATTACGTAATGTCATGcttagttttaccaaattttttttgtcaaatttatAAGTACTCATTTACAATTACATATAAGATACATATGGTAGatagaaaaatgagagagagaaaaagagaacttgttatttttttaaagaaaagattTCATCTTAATATATAGTAATAATGGAGTCAATCGTAGCGCGTTAAGAGCTACAACAAAAAGAAAACGGTTACACCCACCCCGCCTCCTAAAGGTTACAAGCTCTCGTGTTTATATACATAAAGCTTTCTAGCTACCTACGAGACGATTTATATATCTACTAATATAATATCAGAAGCGGATAAAATCTTTTTATCATGTTTAGTCCAAAATATTATGCATAGAATAATAGTTGAGTCTTTACAAATCCTTTAATTTTAGTTACTCctgatttttaatattatatttttatttgaaataaaaagaaaatgtatgatacaataaatatatttttaataaatactaattacttcttattttttatgatttatgaaaatgttgattttatatttttttccctCCGTTATGCAAATGTTTTTAAAGTAAACACATTGAAATATAATGTACAAAAtcgttaatttaatatttatcaatGAATAATTACCAGAAAAAAATAttgtataaataataaacataatataataatatataaattattttagaccattaaaaaaaagagtaatataagtAACAAGAAATGAATATATATTTCTATTATCTGTTATATGGTACAATGTTAATTTATACTATAATAAGCCATAATGTTCTCataaataagaatataaaatttaatattactcCTTTCTAAAACTCATATCTGTGCAAAGAATAACAGCAACAGAAAAGAATAGTATTCGATGCAATGAgagaatataattaaaaagaatattaGTAGTAGAAAAGAATAGTATTTGTACCGTATGGTCCTTCATACCTAAACTTCTCTCCTCAAAGAAGGAGACATGCATGAATAGCCACCGAACAGTCATGCTTATTAATATAtatgcaaattataatatatatatatatatatatatatata is a window encoding:
- the LOC114926111 gene encoding probable carotenoid cleavage dioxygenase 4, chloroplastic gives rise to the protein MRHCGVLSSVVPGWCVRNGPNPQFLPKGPYHLLDGNGMLHAIRIKEGKATLYSHYIKAYKYTIENEAGQALIPNVFFGFNTLMGSAARGSLTAARVVSGQYIPVNDIGLANTSLALFCNHLFALRESDLPYKVRVTETDDIETMGHFEFEGKLAMSMIVHPKIDGETGKTFAFCYSPISSFLTYFWFDKEGRKQANVPKFSNFDSGDGGGIQNLRTRGRGFAVNRELS